A part of Streptomyces sp. NBC_01210 genomic DNA contains:
- a CDS encoding CoA-transferase subunit beta, with the protein MTVSRSEYCVVACAEAWRENGEVLAATMAPVSSFGARLAKRTFSPDLLLTDGEAMLVDLDGATEGWLPYRRHLAMVTGGKRHVMMGASQIDRFGNQNISCIGDWERPARQLLGVRGGPVNTLNNPVSYWVPRHSARVFVERVDMVSGVGYDNAAAAGPSAARYHRIPRVVSNLGVFDFATPDRSMRLASLHPGVTVEQVQQATGFAVTIPADVPYTREPTAAELRLIREVIDPKGTREREVPA; encoded by the coding sequence GTGACCGTCAGCCGTTCCGAGTACTGCGTCGTCGCCTGCGCCGAGGCCTGGCGGGAGAACGGCGAAGTACTGGCCGCCACCATGGCCCCCGTCTCCTCCTTCGGCGCCCGGCTGGCCAAGCGCACCTTCTCCCCCGACCTCCTTCTCACGGATGGCGAGGCGATGCTCGTCGACCTCGACGGCGCGACGGAGGGCTGGCTGCCGTACCGCCGGCACCTGGCCATGGTCACCGGCGGAAAACGGCACGTCATGATGGGCGCGAGCCAGATCGACCGCTTCGGCAACCAGAACATCTCCTGCATCGGCGACTGGGAGCGGCCCGCCCGCCAGCTGCTCGGCGTACGCGGGGGACCCGTCAACACCCTCAACAATCCGGTCAGTTACTGGGTGCCCAGGCACTCCGCCCGCGTCTTCGTCGAGCGCGTCGACATGGTCAGCGGCGTCGGTTACGACAACGCGGCCGCCGCGGGCCCGTCCGCGGCCCGCTACCACCGGATCCCGCGCGTCGTCTCCAATCTGGGCGTCTTCGACTTCGCGACCCCCGACCGCTCGATGCGGCTCGCGTCCCTGCACCCGGGTGTCACGGTCGAGCAGGTCCAGCAGGCGACCGGCTTCGCGGTCACGATCCCCGCCGACGTCCCCTACACCCGCGAGCCCACCGCTGCGGAGCTGCGGCTGATCCGCGAGGTGATCGACCCGAAGGGCACACGCGAGCGCGAGGTCCCGGCATAG
- a CDS encoding acetyl-CoA C-acetyltransferase, protein MAEAYIVEAVRTPVGRRGGGLAGVHPADLGAHVLGALVARTGVDPTAVEDVVFGCLDTVGPQAGDIARTAWLAAGLPEEVPGVTVDRQCGSSQQAVHFAAQGVLSGTQDLVVAGGTQNMTQIPIAFASRQAAEALGLTVGPFAGSEGWRARYGDLPVNQFHGAQLIAEKWGISRRDMEEFALRSHRRAVRAADEGRFERELVAYGEVTADEGPRRDTSLEKMAGLKPVMGGGTITAACSSQVSDGAAAMLIASERAVAEHGLVPRARIHHLSVRGEDPIRMLSAPIPATAYALKKAGMSIGDIDLVEINEAFAPVVLAWLKETGADPDKVNVNGGAIALGHPLGATGVKLMTTLLHELERTGGRYGLQTMCEGGGQANVTIIERL, encoded by the coding sequence ATGGCCGAGGCATACATAGTCGAAGCGGTACGCACGCCGGTGGGCAGGCGAGGAGGGGGACTGGCCGGTGTCCACCCGGCCGACCTCGGCGCGCATGTCCTGGGGGCCCTCGTCGCACGGACCGGTGTGGACCCCACGGCGGTCGAGGACGTCGTCTTCGGCTGCCTGGACACGGTGGGCCCGCAGGCCGGCGACATCGCCCGTACGGCATGGCTGGCGGCCGGTCTGCCGGAGGAGGTGCCGGGCGTGACGGTCGACCGGCAGTGCGGCTCCTCGCAGCAGGCGGTCCACTTCGCCGCACAGGGAGTGCTCTCCGGCACTCAGGACCTGGTGGTCGCCGGCGGCACCCAGAACATGACGCAGATCCCTATCGCCTTCGCGTCCCGGCAGGCGGCCGAAGCGCTCGGGCTGACGGTGGGTCCCTTCGCGGGCAGCGAGGGCTGGCGGGCCCGCTACGGCGACCTGCCGGTCAACCAGTTCCACGGCGCGCAGCTGATCGCCGAGAAGTGGGGGATCTCGCGGCGCGACATGGAGGAGTTCGCCCTCCGTTCCCACCGGCGGGCGGTCCGCGCCGCCGACGAGGGCCGCTTCGAACGGGAGCTGGTGGCGTACGGCGAGGTCACGGCGGACGAAGGGCCGCGCCGCGACACATCGCTGGAGAAGATGGCGGGTCTGAAGCCCGTCATGGGGGGCGGCACCATCACGGCGGCCTGCTCCTCCCAGGTCTCGGACGGCGCGGCGGCGATGCTGATCGCGAGCGAACGGGCCGTCGCCGAGCACGGCCTTGTGCCGCGCGCGCGTATCCACCACCTTTCGGTGCGCGGCGAGGATCCGATCCGGATGCTGTCGGCCCCGATCCCGGCGACGGCGTACGCGCTGAAGAAGGCCGGCATGTCGATCGGCGACATCGACCTGGTCGAGATCAACGAGGCCTTCGCGCCCGTGGTGCTCGCCTGGCTGAAGGAGACCGGCGCGGACCCGGACAAGGTCAATGTGAACGGCGGAGCGATCGCGCTGGGGCATCCGCTGGGCGCGACGGGCGTGAAGCTGATGACGACGCTGCTGCATGAACTCGAGCGCACCGGTGGGCGATACGGACTGCAGACGATGTGTGAAGGCGGAGGTCAGGCGAACGTGACGATCATCGAGCGGCTGTGA
- a CDS encoding TetR/AcrR family transcriptional regulator, translating into MPTRSKKKNQVSATPERRRELLDTAAEVFAAQGYNATTVRKIADRAGMLAGSLYYHFDSKESMLDEILSTFLDELWQGYDAVLAAGLGPRETIEALVTESFREIDRHRAAVAIYQKESRHLAVQPRFHYLTDSQQKFEKAWLGTLERGVAGQVFRADLDIRLTYRFVRDTVWVAASWYRPGGQHSPEEIARQYLSMVLDGIAVRS; encoded by the coding sequence GTGCCGACAAGAAGCAAGAAGAAGAACCAGGTGAGCGCCACGCCCGAGCGCCGCCGCGAGCTCCTCGACACCGCCGCCGAGGTGTTCGCCGCGCAGGGTTACAACGCCACCACCGTCCGCAAGATCGCGGACCGGGCCGGAATGCTCGCCGGCAGCCTCTACTACCACTTCGATTCCAAGGAATCGATGCTCGACGAGATCCTCTCCACCTTCCTGGACGAGCTCTGGCAGGGCTACGACGCCGTGCTCGCCGCCGGGCTCGGGCCCAGGGAGACCATCGAGGCGCTCGTCACCGAGTCCTTCCGGGAGATCGACCGGCACCGCGCCGCCGTCGCCATCTACCAGAAGGAGTCCAGGCATCTGGCGGTTCAGCCGCGCTTCCACTACCTCACGGACTCGCAGCAGAAGTTCGAGAAGGCGTGGCTGGGGACGCTGGAGCGCGGGGTCGCGGGCCAGGTCTTCCGCGCCGACCTGGACATCCGCCTCACGTACCGGTTCGTCCGCGACACGGTGTGGGTCGCGGCGTCCTGGTACCGGCCGGGCGGGCAGCACAGCCCGGAGGAGATCGCCCGTCAGTACCTGTCGATGGTGCTGGACGGTATCGCCGTACGCAGCTGA
- a CDS encoding NAD(P)H-dependent flavin oxidoreductase, with amino-acid sequence METALTGLTGVRHPIVQTGMGWVAGPRLVSATANAGALGILASATMTTDQLRQAVREVMSRTDAPFGVNLRADAGDARDRVRIIIDEGVKVASFALAPSRELIAELKDAGVVVIPSIGARRHAEKVAAWGADAVIVQGGEGGGHTGDVATTVLLPQVVDAVDIPVIAAGGFHDGRGLVAALAYGAAGIAMGTRFLLTSDSTVPDAVKARYLAATVKDIRVTTAVDGLPHRMLRTELVDSLEGAGRTRALAQAVRRAAGFKKLSGLSWSQMIRDGLAMKHGRELSWSQVLLAANTPMLLKASMVDGRTDLGVMASGQVAGLIEDLPSCDELVRRVMTEAARVLDALPRAAPPPRPVP; translated from the coding sequence GTGGAGACGGCCCTCACCGGACTCACCGGTGTCCGGCATCCCATCGTGCAGACCGGCATGGGCTGGGTCGCGGGGCCCCGCCTGGTCTCCGCCACCGCCAACGCCGGCGCACTCGGCATCCTCGCCTCCGCGACGATGACCACCGACCAGCTGCGCCAGGCCGTCCGCGAGGTCATGTCCCGTACGGACGCGCCCTTCGGAGTCAATCTCCGCGCCGACGCCGGGGATGCCCGCGACCGGGTCCGGATCATCATCGACGAGGGCGTGAAAGTCGCCTCCTTCGCTCTCGCGCCGTCCCGCGAGCTGATCGCCGAGCTGAAGGACGCGGGCGTGGTCGTGATCCCGTCCATCGGGGCCCGCCGGCACGCGGAGAAGGTGGCGGCCTGGGGCGCGGACGCGGTGATCGTCCAGGGCGGTGAGGGCGGCGGCCATACCGGCGATGTCGCAACGACCGTGCTGCTGCCGCAAGTTGTCGACGCGGTCGATATTCCGGTGATCGCGGCGGGCGGCTTCCACGACGGGCGGGGACTGGTCGCGGCGCTCGCCTACGGAGCGGCGGGCATCGCCATGGGCACCCGGTTCCTGCTCACCTCGGACTCGACGGTGCCGGACGCGGTCAAGGCCCGCTACCTCGCAGCGACCGTCAAGGACATCAGGGTGACCACGGCCGTCGACGGGCTTCCGCACCGCATGCTCCGTACGGAGCTGGTCGACTCGCTCGAGGGGGCAGGCCGTACAAGAGCGCTGGCGCAGGCCGTACGCCGTGCCGCCGGCTTCAAGAAGCTCTCGGGTCTGTCCTGGTCGCAGATGATCCGCGACGGTCTGGCGATGAAGCACGGCAGGGAGCTCAGCTGGAGCCAGGTCCTGCTGGCCGCCAACACCCCGATGCTGCTGAAGGCTTCGATGGTCGACGGCCGCACGGACCTCGGTGTGATGGCATCGGGGCAGGTGGCGGGGCTGATCGAGGACCTTCCGAGCTGCGATGAGCTGGTCAGACGTGTGATGACCGAGGCGGCGCGGGTACTCGACGCGCTGCCTCGGGCTGCTCCCCCACCCCGCCCGGTCCCGTGA
- a CDS encoding CoA transferase subunit A, with protein sequence MTDKTMTPDEAVSGFRSGMTIGIGGWGSRRKPMALVRALLRTEITDLTVVSYGGPDIGLLAAAGRIRRLVTAFVTLDSIPLEPHFRAARERGDFALTEIDEAMFMWGLQAAANRLPFLPVRAGIGSDVMRVNPGLRTVTSPYEDGEEFVAVPALRMDAALVHLNRADRLGNGQYLGPDPYFDDLFCEAADSAWVCCEQLVETAELTKDAVPQTLLVGRHSVTGVVETPNGAHFTSCDPDYGRDEAFQKLYASTPWPEFAGRFLSGTTEHDYQSAVRTWHKEQQ encoded by the coding sequence GTGACCGACAAGACCATGACGCCCGACGAGGCGGTGTCCGGGTTCCGCAGCGGAATGACGATCGGCATTGGCGGCTGGGGCTCGCGCCGCAAGCCGATGGCGCTGGTGCGGGCACTGCTCCGTACCGAGATCACTGATCTCACCGTCGTGTCCTACGGCGGCCCCGACATCGGCCTCCTCGCCGCCGCCGGCCGGATCCGCAGACTCGTCACGGCGTTCGTCACCCTCGACTCGATCCCGCTCGAACCGCATTTCCGCGCCGCCCGCGAGCGCGGCGACTTCGCGCTCACCGAGATCGACGAGGCGATGTTCATGTGGGGGCTGCAGGCGGCCGCCAACCGGCTGCCGTTCCTCCCGGTCCGGGCCGGTATCGGATCCGATGTCATGCGGGTCAACCCCGGGCTGCGGACGGTCACTTCACCGTACGAGGACGGCGAGGAATTCGTCGCCGTACCGGCCCTGCGGATGGACGCGGCGCTCGTCCACCTCAATCGCGCCGACCGGCTCGGCAACGGCCAGTATCTGGGCCCCGATCCGTACTTCGACGATCTGTTCTGCGAGGCCGCCGACTCCGCGTGGGTCTGCTGCGAGCAGCTCGTCGAGACCGCCGAGCTCACCAAGGACGCCGTACCGCAGACCCTGCTGGTCGGACGTCACTCGGTCACCGGCGTGGTCGAGACACCGAACGGCGCGCACTTCACCTCCTGCGACCCCGACTACGGCCGCGACGAGGCCTTCCAGAAGCTGTACGCGTCCACCCCCTGGCCGGAGTTCGCCGGGCGTTTCCTCTCCGGCACGACCGAGCATGACTACCAGTCCGCCGTCCGGACCTGGCACAAGGAGCAGCAGTGA
- a CDS encoding SDR family oxidoreductase, with the protein MTNNRAQYVPGHGLLKGRTAVITAAAGAGIGGATARKFLEEGARILISDAHACRLKESQEALAEEFGAAAVTSLPCDVTDEARVQALFDTAVRQHGGLDIVVNNAGLGGTAALVDMSDDQWGKVLDVTLNGTFRCTRAALRSFRTTGRGGVIVNNSSVVGWRAQAGQAHYAAAKAGVMALTRCAAVEAAEYGVRVNAVAPSLAMHPHLVKVTSAELLTELTAKEAFGRYAEPWEIANAIVFLASGYSSYLTGEVVSISSQHA; encoded by the coding sequence GTGACGAACAACAGGGCGCAGTACGTACCCGGCCATGGCCTTCTGAAGGGCCGTACCGCCGTCATCACCGCCGCGGCCGGAGCCGGGATCGGCGGAGCGACCGCCCGGAAGTTCCTGGAGGAGGGCGCGCGCATCCTCATCAGCGACGCGCACGCCTGCCGCCTGAAGGAGTCGCAGGAGGCGCTCGCCGAGGAGTTCGGCGCGGCGGCCGTGACCTCACTGCCCTGCGACGTCACCGACGAGGCCCGGGTCCAGGCGCTGTTCGACACGGCCGTACGGCAGCACGGCGGCCTCGACATTGTCGTCAACAACGCCGGCCTGGGCGGCACCGCGGCACTCGTCGACATGAGCGACGACCAGTGGGGCAAGGTCCTCGACGTCACCCTGAACGGCACCTTCCGCTGCACCCGCGCCGCCCTGCGCTCCTTCAGGACAACCGGACGCGGCGGAGTGATCGTCAACAACTCCTCCGTCGTCGGCTGGCGCGCCCAGGCCGGTCAGGCCCACTACGCCGCCGCCAAGGCCGGAGTCATGGCGCTCACCCGGTGCGCGGCGGTCGAGGCGGCCGAGTACGGCGTACGCGTCAACGCCGTCGCCCCCAGCCTCGCCATGCACCCGCACCTGGTAAAGGTCACCTCGGCCGAGCTGCTGACAGAGCTGACCGCCAAGGAGGCCTTCGGGCGGTACGCCGAACCCTGGGAGATCGCCAACGCCATCGTCTTCCTCGCCAGCGGCTACTCCTCGTATCTCACCGGCGAGGTCGTCTCCATCAGCAGTCAGCATGCGTAG
- a CDS encoding DEAD/DEAH box helicase codes for MTRSERPARPTRKRPVNSRAQGPAKGSGKAPARKVAAPQEFTLPESTTPALPVVEAFDELDMPAALLKTLVAQGVTEPFPIQAATLPNSLAGRDILGRGRTGSGKTLAFGLALLARTAGRRAEPRAPLALVLVPTRELAQQVTDALSPYATSVQLRLATVVGGLSISKQAGTLRRGAEVLVATPGRLKDLIERGDCALDRVSITVLDEADQMADMGFMPQVTALLKQVEPDGQRMLFSATLDKNIDRLVRMFLTDPVVHSVDPSAGAVTTMEHHVLHVADETDKKAVATRIAARDGRVILFVDTKRAADRFAKRLLSSGVRAAALHGGRSQPQRNRTLDQFKNGQVTALVATNVAARGIHVDDLDLVVNVDPPVDHKDYLHRGGRTARAGESGSVVTLVLPEQRREMTRLMSDAGISPRTARVKSSDEELSRITGAREPSGVAITIEVPQPVVQQQRPQRRRAQVPSQGGRSAQGGGSGGGSGSGRSRGRRGGQGGQGAQGGQGGQARQGGRPARGGQGGRRTAA; via the coding sequence ATGACTCGCTCCGAACGCCCGGCCCGCCCGACCCGAAAGCGCCCGGTCAATTCTCGCGCCCAGGGCCCTGCCAAGGGCTCCGGCAAGGCTCCCGCCCGCAAGGTGGCGGCCCCGCAGGAATTCACGCTGCCGGAATCCACCACCCCCGCGCTGCCTGTCGTCGAGGCGTTCGACGAGCTGGACATGCCGGCCGCCCTGCTGAAGACCCTCGTGGCTCAGGGCGTGACCGAGCCCTTCCCGATCCAGGCCGCCACGCTGCCGAACTCTCTCGCCGGCCGCGACATCCTCGGCCGCGGGCGCACCGGCTCGGGCAAGACCCTGGCCTTCGGGCTTGCGCTGCTCGCCCGCACCGCGGGCCGGCGGGCCGAGCCGCGGGCACCGCTCGCGCTCGTTCTCGTACCGACCCGTGAGCTGGCGCAGCAGGTCACCGACGCACTCTCGCCGTACGCGACCTCGGTGCAGCTGCGGCTGGCCACGGTCGTCGGCGGTCTGTCGATAAGCAAGCAGGCGGGCACGCTGCGGCGTGGCGCCGAGGTGCTCGTGGCCACGCCCGGGCGGCTCAAGGACCTCATCGAGCGCGGCGACTGCGCGCTCGACCGGGTGTCGATCACCGTCCTCGACGAGGCCGACCAGATGGCCGACATGGGCTTCATGCCGCAGGTCACGGCGCTGCTCAAGCAGGTTGAGCCGGACGGTCAGCGGATGCTCTTCTCGGCGACGCTGGACAAGAACATCGACCGGCTCGTACGGATGTTCCTGACCGACCCCGTCGTGCACTCCGTCGACCCGTCCGCGGGCGCGGTCACCACGATGGAGCACCATGTGCTGCACGTCGCGGACGAGACCGACAAGAAGGCCGTGGCCACGCGTATCGCGGCCCGTGACGGCCGGGTGATCCTCTTCGTGGACACCAAGCGCGCGGCGGACCGTTTCGCCAAGCGGCTGCTGTCCAGCGGTGTACGGGCGGCGGCGCTGCACGGCGGTCGTTCGCAGCCGCAGCGCAACCGCACCCTCGACCAGTTCAAGAACGGGCAGGTCACCGCGCTGGTCGCCACCAATGTGGCGGCCCGCGGCATCCATGTCGACGATCTCGACCTGGTCGTGAACGTCGACCCGCCCGTCGACCACAAGGACTATCTGCACCGCGGCGGGCGCACCGCCCGGGCCGGAGAGTCCGGCAGCGTCGTGACGCTGGTGCTGCCCGAGCAGCGCCGCGAGATGACCCGGCTGATGTCGGACGCGGGCATCAGCCCGCGCACCGCCAGGGTCAAGTCCAGCGACGAGGAGCTCAGCCGCATCACCGGGGCGCGCGAGCCCTCCGGTGTCGCCATCACCATCGAGGTGCCGCAGCCGGTCGTGCAGCAGCAGCGGCCGCAGCGACGTCGTGCGCAGGTTCCGAGCCAGGGGGGCCGGTCCGCGCAGGGCGGTGGCAGTGGCGGTGGCAGTGGAAGTGGCCGCAGCCGTGGCCGGCGTGGTGGACAGGGCGGGCAGGGCGCTCAGGGCGGACAGGGCGGACAGGCTCGTCAGGGCGGTCGTCCGGCGCGGGGCGGTCAGGGCGGTCGCCGCACCGCGGCGTAG
- a CDS encoding cold-shock protein, translating into MATGTVKWFNSEKGFGFIEQDGGGADVFAHYSNIATSGFRELQEGQKVSFDVTQGQKGPQAENIVPA; encoded by the coding sequence ATGGCTACTGGAACCGTGAAGTGGTTCAACTCGGAAAAGGGCTTCGGCTTCATTGAGCAGGACGGCGGCGGCGCCGACGTCTTCGCCCACTACTCGAACATCGCCACCTCGGGCTTCCGTGAGCTCCAGGAAGGCCAGAAGGTTTCCTTCGACGTCACGCAGGGCCAGAAGGGCCCGCAGGCGGAGAACATCGTCCCGGCCTAA
- a CDS encoding SDR family oxidoreductase — translation MELDGRVAVVTGGTRGVGAGIARAFLRAGAEVVVCARRPPEVPVAGAEFVALDLRDPAAVGEFFDSVVARHGRLDTLVNNAGGTPYRLLGEGDAARHARVIELNLTAPLTASLAAYGHLKAAGGSIVMIGSVSGGRPSPGTAAYGAAKAGLENLARSMAVEWAPEVRVNTLVLGMVRTELSHLHYGDEEGIAAVGRTVPLGRPAEPSEVGDAAVFLASERAAYVSGASLLVHGGGERPAFLDAATVNKET, via the coding sequence ATGGAGCTGGACGGGAGGGTCGCCGTCGTCACCGGCGGCACGCGGGGCGTGGGCGCGGGCATCGCGCGGGCCTTTCTGCGGGCGGGCGCCGAGGTGGTGGTCTGTGCGCGCAGACCCCCGGAAGTCCCCGTCGCCGGAGCCGAGTTCGTAGCGCTCGATCTGCGCGATCCCGCCGCGGTGGGGGAGTTCTTCGACTCGGTCGTGGCGCGGCACGGCCGGCTCGACACTCTCGTCAACAACGCGGGCGGGACACCGTACCGGCTGCTCGGCGAAGGCGACGCGGCCCGCCACGCCCGCGTGATCGAGCTCAATCTCACCGCGCCACTGACCGCCTCGCTCGCCGCGTACGGACATCTCAAGGCGGCCGGCGGATCGATCGTCATGATCGGCAGCGTCAGCGGCGGCCGGCCGTCCCCGGGCACGGCGGCGTACGGGGCGGCGAAGGCGGGACTGGAGAACCTGGCCCGGTCCATGGCCGTGGAGTGGGCGCCCGAGGTGCGCGTGAACACGCTTGTCCTCGGGATGGTGCGTACCGAACTCTCCCATCTGCACTACGGGGACGAGGAGGGCATCGCGGCGGTCGGCCGCACCGTGCCGCTGGGGCGGCCGGCCGAGCCGTCGGAGGTCGGTGACGCGGCCGTCTTCCTCGCCTCGGAGCGGGCGGCGTATGTGAGCGGAGCCTCGCTGCTGGTGCACGGGGGCGGGGAACGCCCCGCCTTCCTCGATGCCGCAACTG
- a CDS encoding enoyl-CoA hydratase family protein, translating to MGVSTARPEKGICVVTADFPPVNALPVQGWYDLADALRAAGRDPGIRCVVLAAAGRGFNAGVDIKEMQRDTGHTALVGANRGCYEAFAAVYECEVPVVAAVNGFCLGGGIGLVGNADVIVASDDATFGLPELDRGALGAATHLARLVPQHLMRALYYTSRTATARELHAHGSVWKVVPREELAAAALELAREIARKDGCLIRLAKAAINGIDPVDVRRSYRFEQGFTFEANLSGVADRVRDAFGKDTFGEEDRA from the coding sequence ATGGGTGTCTCCACCGCACGCCCCGAGAAGGGCATCTGTGTCGTCACGGCCGACTTCCCACCCGTCAACGCACTTCCCGTACAGGGCTGGTACGACCTCGCCGACGCCCTCCGCGCGGCCGGCCGCGACCCCGGGATCCGCTGTGTCGTCCTGGCCGCCGCGGGCCGCGGCTTCAACGCGGGCGTCGACATCAAGGAGATGCAGCGCGACACCGGACACACCGCGCTCGTCGGCGCCAACCGCGGCTGTTACGAGGCCTTCGCCGCCGTCTACGAGTGCGAGGTGCCGGTCGTCGCGGCGGTGAACGGCTTCTGCCTTGGCGGCGGTATCGGCCTTGTCGGCAACGCGGACGTGATCGTCGCCTCCGACGACGCCACCTTCGGCCTGCCGGAGCTGGACCGGGGCGCGCTCGGCGCGGCCACCCATCTCGCCCGTCTCGTCCCCCAGCATCTGATGCGCGCGCTCTACTACACCTCGCGCACCGCCACCGCGCGGGAGCTGCACGCCCACGGCTCGGTCTGGAAGGTCGTCCCGCGCGAGGAACTGGCAGCCGCAGCCCTGGAGTTGGCGCGGGAGATCGCCCGGAAGGACGGTTGTCTGATCCGGCTGGCCAAGGCCGCCATCAACGGCATCGACCCCGTCGACGTACGCCGCAGCTACCGCTTCGAGCAGGGCTTCACCTTCGAGGCCAACCTCAGCGGTGTCGCCGACCGCGTCCGCGACGCCTTCGGCAAGGACACCTTCGGCGAGGAGGACCGAGCGTGA
- a CDS encoding acyl-CoA dehydrogenase family protein produces MDLDHSADEEAFRAEARAWLAANVPAEPLPSLETEEGFAAHRAWEARLYADRWSVVSWPREYGGRGADIFGWLAFEEEYYAAGAPGRVSQNGINLLAPTLFDHATEEQRAQVLPAMASGEVVWAQAWSEPESGSDLASLTSRAVRTNGGWLLSGQKTWSSRAAFADRAFGIFRTGSEARVAGPETRVAGPGAEVAGPEARVAGPGAEVAGPKASRPHQGLTYLMFDLSAPGVTVRPIGRLDGKPAFAELFLDDVFVPDEDVIGEPGQGWRIAMSTTGNERGLTLRSPGRFLAAAERLVRQWHASADRPEGHDTALRDRVADAVIGARAYQLFTYANASRFAAGESIGAESSLNKVFWSEYDIALHETALDLLGAEGELADSDWSEGYVFSLAGPIYAGTNEIQRDIIAERLLGLPKGRR; encoded by the coding sequence ATGGACCTGGACCACTCCGCCGACGAGGAAGCCTTCCGGGCCGAGGCCCGCGCCTGGCTCGCCGCGAACGTGCCCGCCGAGCCCCTGCCCTCCCTGGAGACCGAGGAGGGCTTCGCGGCCCACCGCGCGTGGGAGGCGCGGCTGTACGCGGACCGCTGGTCGGTCGTCTCCTGGCCGCGGGAGTACGGCGGGCGGGGCGCCGACATCTTCGGCTGGCTGGCCTTCGAGGAGGAGTACTACGCGGCGGGCGCGCCGGGACGGGTCTCGCAGAACGGCATCAACCTCCTCGCCCCGACGCTCTTCGACCACGCCACCGAGGAGCAGCGCGCCCAGGTGCTGCCCGCGATGGCGAGCGGCGAGGTCGTCTGGGCACAGGCCTGGTCCGAGCCGGAGTCCGGCTCGGACCTCGCGTCGCTGACGTCGCGGGCCGTACGGACAAACGGCGGCTGGCTGCTCAGCGGCCAGAAGACCTGGTCCTCGCGGGCCGCGTTCGCCGACCGCGCGTTCGGCATCTTCCGCACCGGTTCGGAGGCGCGGGTCGCCGGTCCCGAGACACGGGTCGCCGGTCCGGGGGCGGAGGTCGCCGGTCCCGAGGCACGGGTCGCCGGTCCGGGGGCGGAGGTCGCCGGTCCAAAGGCGTCGCGGCCGCATCAGGGTCTGACGTATCTGATGTTCGACCTGTCGGCGCCGGGTGTGACGGTCCGGCCGATCGGCAGGCTCGACGGCAAGCCCGCCTTCGCCGAGCTCTTCCTCGACGATGTCTTCGTCCCCGACGAGGACGTGATCGGCGAGCCGGGCCAGGGCTGGCGGATCGCGATGTCCACGACCGGCAACGAACGGGGGCTGACCCTGAGGTCGCCCGGCCGTTTCCTGGCTGCGGCGGAGCGTCTCGTACGGCAGTGGCACGCGTCGGCCGACCGGCCGGAAGGCCACGACACCGCGCTGCGCGACCGGGTGGCGGACGCGGTGATCGGCGCGCGTGCCTATCAGCTTTTCACCTACGCCAACGCGTCGCGCTTCGCGGCGGGCGAGAGCATCGGCGCCGAGTCCAGCCTGAACAAGGTCTTCTGGTCCGAGTACGACATCGCGCTGCACGAGACCGCGCTCGATCTGCTGGGCGCGGAGGGGGAGTTGGCCGACTCCGACTGGTCCGAGGGCTATGTCTTCTCGCTGGCGGGCCCCATCTATGCCGGTACGAACGAGATCCAGCGCGACATCATCGCCGAGCGTCTGCTCGGCCTCCCGAAGGGCCGCCGCTGA